In Pseudomonas nunensis, a single window of DNA contains:
- a CDS encoding efflux RND transporter periplasmic adaptor subunit — translation MKRLMLLSAGLLLVACSKKEPPPEPVRPVLSIEVKSLNQEDLGRFAGSIQARYESNIGFRVPGRIASRNVDVGAEVEKGALLATLDPTDQQNQLRSAEGDLARIQAQFINAQANARRQQALFDRGVGAQAQLDIAQTDLKTTQASLDQAKAAVDQSKDQLNYVQLRTDHKAIVTAWNAEAGQVVTAGQQVVTLAQPDIKEAVIDLPDTLVDQLPADVIFQVAAQLDPSITSTAIIREIEPQAQSATRTRRARLTLTDTPPGFRLGTAISVTLSSAIKPRLELPVSALQEVDGKTRIWVIDPQNQTVSPRDVNLISRTDATVVLADGVKSGERVVSAGVNSLKPGQKVKIDEESPR, via the coding sequence ATGAAGCGCCTGATGCTGTTGTCCGCCGGCCTGCTGCTGGTCGCCTGCTCAAAAAAAGAACCACCGCCGGAGCCAGTGCGCCCGGTGTTGTCCATCGAGGTCAAATCACTGAATCAGGAAGACCTCGGGCGTTTCGCCGGCAGCATCCAGGCGCGCTACGAAAGCAATATCGGCTTCCGCGTGCCGGGCCGTATCGCCAGCCGTAATGTCGATGTCGGCGCTGAAGTCGAGAAGGGCGCGTTGCTTGCGACCCTCGACCCCACCGATCAGCAGAATCAGTTGCGTTCGGCCGAGGGCGATCTGGCGCGCATCCAGGCGCAGTTCATCAACGCCCAGGCCAATGCCCGTCGGCAGCAAGCGCTGTTTGATCGTGGGGTCGGCGCCCAGGCGCAACTGGACATCGCGCAGACCGATCTAAAAACCACCCAGGCGTCCCTCGATCAGGCCAAGGCTGCGGTCGATCAGTCCAAGGACCAACTCAACTACGTGCAGCTGCGCACCGATCACAAAGCCATCGTCACCGCGTGGAATGCCGAGGCCGGGCAAGTCGTCACCGCCGGCCAGCAAGTGGTGACCCTGGCGCAACCGGACATCAAGGAAGCGGTGATTGACCTGCCGGACACCCTGGTCGATCAACTGCCGGCGGACGTGATATTCCAGGTCGCCGCGCAACTGGACCCGAGCATCACCAGCACCGCGATCATCCGCGAAATCGAACCCCAGGCCCAAAGCGCAACCCGTACCCGTCGCGCCCGCCTGACCCTGACCGACACACCGCCGGGCTTTCGCCTCGGCACGGCAATCAGCGTGACCCTCAGTTCAGCGATCAAACCGCGTCTGGAGCTGCCGGTCAGCGCTCTGCAAGAGGTCGATGGCAAAACCCGCATCTGGGTGATCGACCCGCAAAACCAGACCGTTTCCCCACGGGACGTCAACCTGATCAGCCGCACCGATGCAACGGTGGTGCTGGCCGACGGCGTGAAGTCCGGTGAGCGTGTGGTCAGCGCCGGTGTGAACAGCCTGAAACCCGGGCAAAAAGTCAAAATCGACGAGGAAAGCCCGCGATGA
- a CDS encoding efflux RND transporter periplasmic adaptor subunit: MAGTGLKIVVGLGVFALLTACGDKKPVEKDLPRVFVQAVKPADYAASVTLTGDVQARVQTELSFRVGGKIIQRMVDVGDRVSAKQVLAKLDPKDLQTNVDSAQAQVVAEQARVKQTAAAFVRQQKLLPKGYTSQSEYDAAQAALRSSQSALTAAQAQLANAREQLSYTSLISEAPGVITARQAEVGQVVQATVPIFSLARDGERDAVFNVYESLLAEPPSDKSVVVSLLDNPAIKTTGTVREITPAVSAQTGTVQVKVTLHGLPDGMQLGSVVSATAKTPGKSAVELPWSALTKNLSDPAVWLVDADGKAQLHTVTVGRYLTGKVIISGGLGGGEKVIIAGGQLLHPGMKVEIAENTYKDLAPGADQ; this comes from the coding sequence ATGGCGGGTACCGGATTGAAAATTGTGGTGGGTCTGGGCGTGTTCGCGCTACTGACCGCCTGCGGCGATAAGAAACCGGTCGAAAAAGACCTGCCGCGAGTCTTCGTGCAAGCGGTCAAACCCGCGGATTACGCCGCTTCGGTGACCCTCACCGGCGATGTCCAGGCACGGGTGCAGACCGAGTTGTCGTTCCGCGTTGGCGGCAAGATCATCCAGCGCATGGTCGATGTCGGTGACCGGGTGTCCGCCAAACAGGTGCTCGCCAAACTCGATCCGAAAGACCTGCAGACCAACGTCGATTCGGCCCAGGCCCAGGTTGTCGCCGAACAAGCGCGGGTCAAACAGACCGCTGCCGCGTTCGTGCGCCAGCAAAAACTCCTGCCCAAGGGCTACACCAGCCAAAGCGAATACGATGCGGCCCAGGCTGCGTTGCGCAGTAGCCAGAGCGCCCTGACCGCCGCCCAGGCGCAACTGGCCAACGCCCGCGAACAACTGAGCTACACCTCGCTGATCTCTGAAGCCCCCGGCGTGATTACCGCGCGCCAGGCCGAAGTCGGCCAGGTGGTGCAAGCCACGGTGCCGATCTTCAGCCTGGCCCGGGACGGTGAGCGCGACGCGGTGTTCAACGTCTACGAATCGCTGCTGGCTGAGCCGCCCTCGGACAAATCCGTAGTGGTCAGCCTGCTCGATAACCCCGCGATCAAGACCACCGGTACTGTCCGGGAAATCACCCCGGCGGTGTCCGCGCAGACCGGCACCGTGCAAGTCAAAGTCACCCTGCATGGCCTGCCCGACGGCATGCAACTCGGCTCGGTGGTCAGCGCCACAGCGAAGACGCCGGGCAAATCTGCGGTGGAATTGCCCTGGTCGGCCCTGACCAAAAACCTCAGCGACCCGGCCGTGTGGCTGGTGGACGCTGACGGCAAGGCGCAACTGCACACCGTCACCGTCGGCCGTTACCTGACCGGCAAAGTCATCATCAGCGGCGGCCTCGGCGGTGGCGAAAAAGTCATCATCGCTGGCGGCCAGTTACTGCACCCGGGAATGAAAGTGGAAATCGCCGAAAACACCTACAAGGATTTGGCACCGGGAGCCGACCAATGA
- a CDS encoding AAA family ATPase: MLKTLAVANYRSINKLVIPLGRLNLITGPNGSGKSNLYRALRLLAETAQGGVVNALAREGGLDSTFWAGPENITRRMRNGEVPIESSVRHGVKRLRLGFAGEDFSYSIALGLPAPTQSYFSLDPEIKKECIWAGPLYRPASLLVDREGPMIRAREGRNWDVLAQHTPNFDSLFDQVGSFRTSPEVMHLREFIRRWRFYDHFRSDADAPVRQPQLGTRTPVLHHDGRDLAAALQTISEIGDPEALQAAISDAFPGARLNIASLQGGRFAIEFYQEGLLRPLSAAELSDGTLRYLLLVAALLTPRPPSLMVLNEPETSLHPDLLPALARLIIRVSGQCQVWVVSHARRLISALQEDPECNCIVLEKTLGQTGIVGQRMLDEPAWHWPD, encoded by the coding sequence ATGCTTAAAACCCTCGCGGTGGCCAATTACCGCTCGATCAACAAATTGGTGATCCCGCTGGGCCGGCTGAACCTGATCACCGGCCCCAACGGCAGCGGCAAGTCCAACCTCTATCGCGCCTTGCGCCTATTGGCGGAAACCGCCCAGGGTGGCGTGGTCAACGCGCTGGCCCGTGAGGGCGGGCTGGATTCGACGTTCTGGGCCGGGCCGGAAAACATCACACGACGCATGCGCAACGGTGAAGTGCCGATCGAGTCCAGCGTGCGCCACGGCGTCAAACGCCTGCGCCTGGGATTTGCAGGGGAAGACTTCAGCTATTCGATTGCCCTGGGGTTGCCTGCGCCGACACAGTCCTACTTTTCCCTCGACCCGGAAATCAAGAAGGAATGCATCTGGGCCGGACCGCTCTACCGTCCGGCCAGCCTGCTGGTGGACCGCGAAGGCCCGATGATCCGCGCCCGTGAAGGGCGTAACTGGGACGTGCTGGCCCAGCACACACCGAATTTCGACAGCTTGTTCGATCAGGTCGGCAGTTTTCGCACCTCGCCGGAAGTCATGCACCTGCGCGAATTCATCCGCCGCTGGCGCTTCTACGATCACTTTCGCAGCGACGCCGACGCCCCGGTGCGTCAACCGCAACTGGGTACGCGCACGCCGGTGTTGCACCACGACGGCCGTGATCTGGCGGCGGCGTTGCAGACGATCAGTGAAATCGGCGATCCGGAGGCCTTGCAAGCGGCCATCAGCGATGCGTTTCCCGGCGCACGCTTGAACATCGCGTCGTTGCAGGGTGGACGGTTTGCCATCGAGTTTTATCAGGAAGGATTGCTGCGGCCATTGTCGGCGGCGGAGTTGTCGGACGGCACGCTGCGTTATCTGCTGCTGGTCGCCGCACTGCTGACGCCGCGACCACCGTCGCTGATGGTGCTGAACGAGCCGGAAACCAGCCTGCACCCGGACCTGTTGCCGGCGTTGGCGCGGTTGATTATCCGCGTGTCCGGGCAATGTCAGGTGTGGGTGGTGTCCCATGCCCGGCGGTTGATCTCGGCGTTGCAGGAAGACCCGGAGTGCAATTGCATTGTGCTGGAGAAGACCCTGGGCCAAACCGGGATCGTCGGACAGCGGATGCTGGATGAGCCGGCGTGGCATTGGCCGGATTGA
- a CDS encoding transporter substrate-binding domain-containing protein — protein MKTAKSSLFLLPLLGLALLAGCNKSEETPKPKVASESAAPASYLDKIKARDKLIVGVFTDKPPFGFVDEAGRYVGFDTDIGRQFAKDLLGDENKVEFVAVEPASRIPFLQSDKVDLILANMTVTPERKEAVEFTNPNLKVAVQALVPQGSSVKNLDDLASRTTIVTTGTTADIWLTKNHPDWKLLKFEKNSESLQALANGRGDAYAQDNLVLFSWAKQNPGYRVLEQTLGAEAPIAPAVKKGNIELRDWVNVELAKLGEEKYLLKLYDQYVRKELSDDTKPESVIVEGGKWQG, from the coding sequence ATGAAAACTGCCAAGTCTTCACTCTTTTTACTGCCGCTGCTCGGCCTCGCTTTGCTGGCCGGTTGCAACAAATCCGAAGAAACGCCGAAGCCGAAAGTCGCCAGCGAAAGCGCAGCACCGGCCAGCTACCTGGACAAAATCAAGGCCCGGGACAAGCTGATTGTCGGTGTGTTTACCGACAAGCCGCCGTTCGGTTTCGTCGATGAGGCGGGTCGCTACGTCGGTTTTGATACCGACATCGGCCGCCAATTCGCCAAGGATTTGCTGGGCGATGAAAACAAAGTCGAGTTCGTCGCGGTGGAACCGGCCAGCCGGATTCCGTTCCTGCAAAGCGACAAGGTCGACCTGATCCTGGCCAACATGACCGTGACCCCGGAGCGTAAGGAAGCGGTGGAATTCACCAACCCGAACCTCAAAGTCGCGGTGCAAGCGCTTGTCCCACAGGGCAGCTCGGTGAAAAACCTCGACGACCTGGCGAGCCGTACCACCATCGTCACCACTGGCACCACGGCTGATATCTGGCTGACCAAGAATCACCCGGACTGGAAACTGCTGAAGTTCGAGAAAAACTCCGAGTCCCTGCAAGCCTTGGCCAATGGTCGCGGCGACGCCTATGCGCAAGACAATCTGGTGCTGTTCAGCTGGGCCAAACAGAACCCGGGCTATCGCGTGCTGGAACAAACCCTCGGTGCTGAAGCGCCGATTGCGCCGGCCGTAAAGAAGGGCAACATCGAACTGCGTGACTGGGTGAATGTCGAGTTGGCGAAGTTGGGTGAAGAGAAGTACCTGCTCAAGCTGTACGACCAATATGTGCGTAAAGAACTGAGCGATGACACCAAGCCTGAGAGCGTGATTGTCGAGGGTGGGAAGTGGCAGGGGTGA
- a CDS encoding amino acid ABC transporter ATP-binding protein, protein MSALIEFKGFNKFFGEQQVLKEIDLSVKSGEVIVILGPSGCGKSTLLRCLNGLEVAHSGSLNFNGRELLDKGTDWRDVRQQIGMVFQSYHLFPHMNVLDNLLLGPVKVQKRDRREARAQAEALLERVGLLDKRDAYPRQLSGGQQQRIAIVRSLCMNPKVMLFDEVTAALDPEMVKEVLEVIQGLAREGMTLLIVTHEMAFARAVADRIVFMDAGRILEQNSPELFFTNPQTARAQQFLEKFSYVEALPKKTQTKELEPL, encoded by the coding sequence ATGAGCGCACTGATCGAATTCAAAGGTTTCAACAAATTTTTCGGCGAGCAACAGGTGCTCAAAGAGATCGACCTGAGCGTGAAATCAGGCGAGGTGATTGTCATCCTCGGCCCCAGCGGCTGCGGTAAAAGCACTTTGCTGCGTTGCCTCAACGGCCTCGAAGTCGCCCACAGCGGCAGCTTGAATTTCAACGGCCGCGAGTTACTCGACAAGGGCACCGACTGGCGCGACGTGCGCCAGCAGATCGGCATGGTTTTCCAGAGTTATCACCTGTTCCCGCACATGAACGTGCTCGATAACCTGCTGCTCGGCCCGGTCAAAGTGCAGAAACGTGATCGCCGCGAGGCCCGCGCCCAGGCCGAAGCGTTGCTCGAACGCGTGGGCCTGCTGGACAAGCGCGATGCGTATCCGCGGCAGCTCTCCGGCGGCCAGCAGCAACGCATCGCCATCGTCCGTTCGCTGTGCATGAACCCCAAGGTCATGTTATTCGATGAGGTCACCGCCGCCCTCGACCCGGAAATGGTCAAGGAAGTGCTGGAAGTGATTCAGGGCCTGGCCCGCGAAGGCATGACCCTGTTGATCGTCACCCACGAAATGGCCTTCGCCCGCGCCGTGGCCGACCGCATCGTGTTCATGGATGCCGGGCGCATCCTCGAACAAAACTCTCCCGAGCTTTTCTTTACGAACCCGCAAACCGCACGAGCGCAGCAGTTCCTGGAGAAATTCTCCTACGTCGAAGCCCTGCCCAAAAAGACTCAAACAAAGGAACTGGAACCGCTATGA
- a CDS encoding amino acid ABC transporter permease: MASSGLELLWVSLPQLGKGAAQTLSISFLSIAISTVGGVLYGVLRTLNSKWLNAILRVYLELFRAIPVLVWLYLLFFGLPIFFGLSIPSFWCAVLVLSLWGASEVGEVVRGALLSLPRGQREAGLSIGLNGPQLFGYVLLPQALKRMTPPTINVYTRIIKTSSLAVLIGVVDVIKVGQQIIERTYESVLIYGALFLFFFFICYPLSAASRVLERRWTQA, translated from the coding sequence ATGGCCAGTTCGGGTCTTGAGTTGCTGTGGGTGTCGTTGCCGCAACTGGGCAAGGGCGCGGCGCAAACCCTGTCGATTTCTTTTCTGAGCATCGCCATCAGCACCGTCGGCGGCGTGCTCTACGGTGTGCTGCGTACGCTGAATTCGAAATGGCTGAACGCGATTCTGCGGGTCTATCTGGAGCTGTTCCGGGCGATCCCGGTATTGGTCTGGCTGTATCTGCTGTTCTTCGGCCTGCCGATTTTCTTTGGCCTGAGCATCCCGAGTTTCTGGTGCGCGGTGCTGGTGTTGTCGCTGTGGGGCGCGAGCGAGGTCGGCGAAGTGGTGCGCGGTGCGTTGCTGTCGTTGCCGCGCGGCCAGCGTGAGGCGGGGTTGTCGATTGGCCTGAACGGTCCGCAACTGTTCGGCTACGTGCTGCTGCCCCAGGCGCTGAAACGCATGACGCCGCCGACCATCAACGTCTACACACGAATCATCAAGACCAGTTCCCTGGCGGTGTTGATTGGCGTGGTGGACGTGATCAAGGTCGGCCAGCAGATCATCGAGCGCACCTACGAATCGGTGCTGATCTACGGCGCTCTTTTCCTGTTTTTCTTTTTCATCTGCTACCCGCTTTCGGCCGCCTCGCGCGTGCTGGAGCGGCGCTGGACGCAAGCATGA
- a CDS encoding amino acid ABC transporter permease — translation MTFDYAFILSTLPAFLKAVGVTLQVGFIAIGTSLLVALINATILVFRTPYLQRLVGLYVELARNTPLLIQLFFVYFALPALGISVSGFAAAIITMTFLGGAYLTEVLRAGVDAVPQAQLESGRSIGLSHGQLLRYVILPQAGILSLPSLFANFIFLLKETTVVSAVAVPEILYTTKSYIALYYKTYEMLAVLTLICVLLFLPLSLLLSRLERRLQHGQFGS, via the coding sequence ATGACCTTCGATTACGCTTTTATCCTCAGCACCCTGCCGGCGTTTCTCAAAGCTGTGGGCGTGACGCTGCAGGTCGGCTTCATCGCCATCGGCACCTCGCTGCTGGTGGCGCTGATCAACGCGACGATCCTGGTGTTCCGCACGCCTTACTTGCAGCGCCTGGTCGGGCTGTACGTGGAGCTGGCGCGCAACACACCGCTGTTGATCCAGTTGTTCTTCGTCTACTTCGCCTTGCCGGCGCTGGGTATCAGCGTTTCCGGTTTCGCGGCGGCGATCATCACCATGACCTTTCTCGGCGGCGCCTACCTCACCGAAGTGCTGCGTGCCGGTGTGGACGCGGTGCCCCAGGCGCAGCTCGAATCCGGGCGCTCCATCGGCTTGTCCCACGGCCAATTGCTGCGTTACGTGATCCTGCCGCAAGCCGGCATCCTCAGCTTGCCGTCGCTGTTCGCCAATTTCATTTTCCTGCTCAAGGAAACCACCGTGGTCTCGGCGGTGGCGGTGCCGGAGATTCTCTACACCACCAAAAGCTACATCGCGCTCTACTACAAAACCTACGAAATGCTCGCCGTGCTGACGCTGATTTGCGTGCTGCTGTTTTTGCCGCTATCGCTGCTGCTCAGCCGTCTGGAAAGGAGGCTCCAGCATGGCCAGTTCGGGTCTTGA
- a CDS encoding MetQ/NlpA family ABC transporter substrate-binding protein produces the protein MKKVLLFTALAAALTAGLAQAGEKLVVAATPVPHAEILELIKPTLAKEGVDLEIKVFTDYVQPNVQVDQKRLDANYFQTLPYLKSFNEGKGTNLVTVIGVHVEPFGGYSKKVKTLAELKDGATIAIPNEGSNSGRALILLQKAGLIELKDPKNALATPKDIAKNPHNFKFKELESAMLPRVLDQVDLDMINTNYALEAGLNPAKDALVIEGADSPYVNFLVARPDNKDSDAIQKLAKALTSPEVKAFIAKKYNGAVLPAF, from the coding sequence ATGAAAAAGGTTCTGTTGTTCACCGCATTGGCGGCTGCCCTGACTGCGGGCCTGGCCCAGGCTGGCGAGAAACTGGTGGTTGCGGCGACCCCGGTTCCACACGCCGAGATTCTCGAACTGATCAAACCGACCCTCGCCAAAGAAGGCGTGGATCTGGAAATCAAAGTCTTCACCGACTACGTTCAGCCGAACGTGCAGGTCGATCAGAAGCGTCTGGACGCCAACTACTTCCAGACCCTGCCGTACCTGAAAAGCTTCAACGAAGGCAAAGGCACCAACCTTGTCACCGTGATCGGCGTGCACGTCGAACCGTTCGGCGGCTACTCGAAGAAAGTCAAAACCCTGGCTGAGCTGAAAGACGGCGCAACCATCGCTATCCCGAACGAAGGCAGCAACAGCGGCCGTGCCCTGATCCTGCTGCAGAAGGCGGGCCTGATCGAGTTGAAAGACCCGAAAAATGCTTTGGCTACCCCGAAAGACATCGCCAAGAACCCGCACAACTTCAAGTTCAAGGAACTGGAATCGGCCATGCTGCCGCGTGTTCTGGACCAGGTCGACCTGGACATGATCAACACCAACTACGCGCTGGAAGCGGGCCTGAACCCGGCTAAAGACGCGCTGGTGATTGAAGGTGCAGATTCGCCTTACGTGAACTTCCTGGTGGCTCGTCCGGACAACAAGGACAGCGACGCGATCCAGAAACTGGCCAAGGCCCTGACCAGCCCGGAAGTGAAAGCGTTCATCGCCAAGAAGTACAACGGCGCGGTATTGCCTGCGTTCTGA
- a CDS encoding sigma 54-interacting transcriptional regulator, which translates to MSFETFGQPLLTFPDAEKSPLSIRAKALVFVDPRSRQLRQELEQLAPRSISVLIRGETGSGKELLARHIHRASDRGGLFVSVNCGAISPTYADAELFGYAAGSYTGSASSRAGWFGSANGGTLYLDEIGDLPLPIQIKLLSALENHEVTRVGAHQPSPVDVRLVAATSIDLAQAVAAGKFHERLYHYLSEGQLELPALRERVGDILSLAEYFLGIYSQRLDLPVPLISEAAQQVLEAHSWPGNTRELENVIHFALLVSTGDEILPEHLNLPEALPSLAQIERQAVQLVKNGTAAERSALKDLLESLSQAL; encoded by the coding sequence ATGAGTTTTGAAACTTTCGGTCAGCCATTGCTGACCTTCCCCGACGCCGAAAAAAGTCCCCTGAGCATCCGCGCCAAGGCGCTGGTATTCGTCGATCCGCGTTCGCGGCAGTTGCGCCAAGAGCTGGAGCAACTGGCCCCGCGCTCCATTTCAGTATTGATTCGCGGTGAAACCGGCAGCGGCAAGGAATTGCTCGCGCGGCACATCCACCGTGCGAGTGATCGTGGCGGCTTGTTCGTCTCGGTCAATTGCGGCGCGATCAGCCCGACCTATGCCGATGCCGAATTGTTCGGTTATGCCGCCGGCAGTTACACCGGTTCGGCCAGCAGTCGTGCCGGCTGGTTCGGCTCGGCCAATGGCGGGACGCTGTACCTGGATGAGATCGGCGATTTGCCGCTGCCGATCCAGATCAAACTGCTCTCGGCGCTGGAAAACCACGAAGTCACCCGCGTCGGCGCGCACCAGCCGAGCCCGGTGGACGTGCGCCTGGTCGCGGCTACCAGCATCGACCTGGCTCAAGCGGTGGCGGCCGGGAAATTTCATGAACGGCTTTATCACTACCTCAGCGAAGGCCAGCTCGAATTGCCGGCGCTGCGTGAGCGGGTGGGCGACATCCTGTCCCTCGCGGAATACTTTCTGGGCATCTATAGCCAGCGCCTGGACCTGCCGGTGCCGTTGATCAGCGAAGCCGCGCAACAGGTGTTGGAGGCGCACAGTTGGCCGGGCAACACCCGGGAGCTGGAGAATGTCATCCACTTTGCGCTACTGGTCAGCACCGGGGATGAGATCTTGCCGGAGCATTTGAATCTGCCGGAGGCATTGCCGTCGTTGGCGCAGATTGAGCGGCAAGCGGTCCAGCTCGTGAAAAACGGCACGGCCGCCGAGCGCTCGGCCCTCAAAGACTTGCTCGAAAGCCTGAGCCAAGCCCTGTAA
- a CDS encoding alpha/beta hydrolase produces the protein MRNESIRYLIVPGWQGSPEDHWQTHWQNSLPNSARVEQADWLTPRREDWVAALAEAIAADSTPVILIAHSLGCITVAHWAATAPLNFLRQVRGALLVAPADVERPACAPALRNFAPIPTTLLPFPSQVVSSDNDSAVSAPRAMELARNWGAEAGILAGAGHINVKSGHQRWEQGFAYLYRLQNRMEHHALRRA, from the coding sequence ATGCGCAACGAATCAATTCGCTACCTGATTGTGCCGGGCTGGCAAGGATCGCCAGAAGATCATTGGCAAACACATTGGCAGAACAGTCTGCCGAACAGTGCCCGAGTGGAGCAGGCCGATTGGCTGACACCTCGCCGTGAAGACTGGGTCGCGGCGCTGGCCGAGGCGATTGCCGCCGACAGCACGCCGGTGATCCTGATCGCCCACAGCCTGGGTTGCATCACCGTCGCCCATTGGGCGGCTACGGCCCCACTGAATTTTCTGCGTCAGGTACGCGGTGCCTTGCTGGTCGCGCCCGCAGACGTCGAGCGTCCGGCCTGCGCACCGGCCTTGCGTAACTTTGCGCCGATCCCGACCACGTTGCTGCCGTTCCCGAGCCAGGTTGTCAGCTCCGATAACGACAGCGCCGTCAGCGCGCCGCGTGCGATGGAGCTGGCCCGTAACTGGGGTGCCGAGGCGGGGATTCTGGCGGGTGCCGGGCACATCAACGTCAAGTCCGGTCACCAGCGTTGGGAGCAGGGTTTTGCCTATCTCTATCGCCTGCAAAACCGCATGGAGCATCACGCCCTGCGCCGCGCTTAA
- a CDS encoding ExbD/TolR family protein, protein MAFSTQDSDEVLSEINVTPLVDVMLVLLVVFIVTAPLLTNAIPINLPKTEAVAPVEQKDPLVVSIDGAGKLFINKDEIQPDLLEFNLKSAKAKDPEVRVQLQADDGVNYGEVARAMASIERAGITKLSVITAR, encoded by the coding sequence ATGGCCTTCTCCACGCAAGACAGTGACGAGGTGCTGAGCGAGATCAACGTAACGCCGCTGGTGGACGTGATGCTGGTGCTGCTGGTGGTGTTTATCGTCACCGCGCCGCTGCTGACCAACGCGATCCCGATCAACCTACCCAAGACCGAGGCCGTGGCCCCGGTGGAGCAGAAAGACCCGCTGGTGGTGAGCATCGATGGCGCCGGCAAGCTGTTTATCAACAAGGATGAAATCCAGCCCGACTTGCTGGAATTCAACCTCAAGTCGGCGAAGGCCAAGGACCCTGAGGTGCGCGTGCAATTGCAGGCCGATGACGGGGTGAATTACGGCGAAGTGGCGCGAGCGATGGCGTCCATCGAGCGGGCGGGGATTACCAAGTTGTCGGTGATTACCGCGCGCTAA
- a CDS encoding MotA/TolQ/ExbB proton channel family protein gives MTLLASPLESIESAVIWLLVVFSVATWGLALLKGVQFGRLKAQDRKFHKQFWAASSLDSAAELSETQPGAAARVAQAGYAAIQVGEAPPANDLSQAINHQDRLERALRQQIVRERRSLETGLAVVASIGSTSPFIGLFGTVWGIMEALKGISAAGSASLETVAGPIGAALVATGVGIAVAVPAVLVYNYFLRRLKLTAADLDDFAHDFYSLAQKSSFRLLIHPTSHKVVAQGGAQKVKEAS, from the coding sequence ATGACGTTACTGGCCTCTCCACTTGAATCCATCGAAAGCGCGGTGATTTGGCTGCTGGTGGTTTTTTCCGTAGCCACCTGGGGTTTGGCGTTGCTCAAGGGCGTGCAGTTCGGTCGCCTGAAAGCTCAGGATCGAAAATTTCATAAACAGTTTTGGGCCGCTTCGAGTCTCGACTCGGCGGCCGAATTGAGCGAAACCCAGCCGGGTGCGGCGGCGCGTGTGGCCCAGGCGGGTTACGCGGCGATCCAGGTCGGTGAAGCGCCGCCGGCGAATGACTTGAGCCAGGCGATCAATCATCAGGATCGCCTGGAGCGCGCCTTGCGTCAGCAGATCGTCCGCGAGCGCCGTTCGCTGGAGACCGGGTTGGCGGTGGTCGCGAGTATCGGCAGCACCTCGCCGTTCATTGGTTTGTTCGGCACGGTGTGGGGGATCATGGAAGCGTTGAAAGGCATCAGCGCGGCGGGTTCGGCGAGCCTGGAAACGGTGGCCGGGCCGATTGGTGCGGCACTGGTTGCCACGGGTGTGGGGATCGCTGTCGCGGTGCCGGCGGTGCTGGTTTACAACTACTTTTTGCGACGCCTGAAACTGACGGCGGCGGACCTGGATGACTTCGCCCATGACTTCTACAGCCTGGCGCAGAAGAGTTCGTTCCGCCTGCTGATTCACCCGACCTCGCACAAAGTGGTCGCTCAGGGCGGCGCTCAGAAAGTGAAGGAGGCGTCCTGA